GAGCCGGTACTGTCCTCGGCCAGCCGTTGCACGGTCGCCGGGTCCATGCCGGCTGCCATGCCCAGGACATGCGCCTCCGCCGCAACGAGGGTATGCACCGCCACCAGCAGGTTGGAGATGTACTTCATCCTCGACCCGTTCCCGAACTCCCCCAGGTAGTGGCTCGACTGGCCGATGGCCCGCAACACCGCGCCGGCCCGATCGAAGCCCTCGCGACTCCCGGATGCGAACACCACGAGGGCGCCATCGGTCGCCTGGAGCCCGGTTCCCGAGACCGGGGCATCCATCAACTCGACCCCGGATGCTGCCAGGACATCCCTGGCCGCCGTCTTGGCTGCGAGGGGGAACGTCCCGGTCTCCAGGCAGAGCAGTCCCTCCCGGGCTTGGGCTGCCACCTGGACGGCAACGTCGGCAAGCGCCGACGGGGTGGGCAACGAGAAGATCACGATCTCGGAGATGGCCCCCACGGCTCCCGCCGAGTCCTCGATCCGGACTCCCGCCTCGGCCGCGGAGGATCGTCGCCGGGGGTCGATGTCGAAACCTGCGACCGTGTGACCGGCGGCAACCAGGTTGGCCGCCATGCCTGAGCCCATGGCCCCGAGCCCGATCACTCCGACCACCCCGGTCATCTGTTGCTCCTTCGAGTGGAAGGGCCGCCCGGTCTGCTAGCGCGGGTCAAGGAAGATCATCCCACTGCTCCCGGGTGTACTCCCGGCCCGGATAGGCCACCCGGTCGAACGGCCACTCGTCATCAACCCAACAACGAACCGTCTCGTAGAGTTCCGCATCGAGTCCGGTGTCCGCCTCGCTCGCTCTAACCCACATCGACACCTCCGCGTCAATCCCCTCTTTGGATGGTGGGTCGATGTAGAGACAACCGAGTTGCACGCTCTCGTCGAGGCTCATTACCGCAAAGGCGAAGGATCTACGGAGTTGGCCCTCCTTCTGGTGCCAGGCCAGATCGATCATGTCCTGGATCAGCGTCAGGTCATGGCTCGGCCAACCGGGAGAGCTGAATAGGCAACCCCTGAGGTAATCGACGCTGGTCATCACCGCGTCATAGTCCTTGAAGGTGTCATGGATCGTTATCGGCCGGATCCTGAAGCTCTCGGTCTCGACTCCGTATGGGACCTCCATGTCACGCGGGATGAGCCTCGCCACGTCACCTCCCGAGAGCGGTTTCCATTGCCGCGGGGCACGACCCCGAGAACGGGCCCTTCACAGGCTGGTCACTCCTGTAGCGAGGATAGTGTCGGCTCGGACCCCTCGTCTTCGAGTTGCCGATGAACCACCGCAGCGAGCGGCACCGATTATCCGGCGGCCGCAGCCTCTACGGTGTCCTCGGCGGCCTGGCGGATGAGTTGGGCCCGATCCACCTCGCTCGCCCGGTGGCGGGCAACGACGCGGCCCCGTGACATGACCACGATGGTGTCGGAGATGCGGATGACCTCCTCGATGTCCGACGTGACGATGAGCACCGCGATGCCCTCGTCAGCGAACCTCCGCAGCACGTGATATATCTGCGCTCGGGCGCCCACGTCCACCCCGCGCGTCGGCTCGGCCAGCACCAGCAATCTCGACTCGCGCTCCAGCCAGCGCCCCAGGACCACCTTCTGCTGGTTTCCCCCAGACAGGGTGTCGACGATCTGGGTGGCGCCTCCCTTGCCTCGGATGTCCAGGGTCTCGTACCACCTCTCGAACACCTTGGCGGTGGCCATCGGGGGCAGCAGACCGGCCTTCGTCATCCACGGCCAGGACGCCACGCTCAGGTTCTCGGCGACGTTCAGGACGGTGAGCAACCCGTCGGTCTTGCGGTCGATCGGGACGAACCCGATCCCGAAGCGGGCGATGGCATCCTTGGGCGACCTGGGCTGCCCGCTCTCCTCGCCCACGCGCATGGACCCGGCAACCATCTCCCGGAGGCCGAAGACGGCCTCGGCCAGCTCCAACGCTCCGCAGCCGATCCTCCCGAAGAGGGAGAGGATCTCACCCTCCCGTACCTCCAGGTCAACGTCCTTGAAGACCCCTTCCGACGAGGCCCCTTCGATGGTCAGGACAGGTTCACCGATCTCGTGGCCCTCCCCGCGCAGGGAGGCGACCTCCTCCTCGAGTTCGTGCCCGACCATGGCCTCGACCATCTCCTTGCGACCGAACTCGCTGACCGGTCCCTCTGCAACCGCGTCTCCGTCCCGGAAGACCAGGACGTTGTCGGCGATCCGCTCCACCTCGTCGAGCCGGTGTGTTATGTAGATGATGGCCACGCCTCGGGCCTTCAGACGTTCGATGAAGGCGAAGAGGGCGTCCGTCTCCTCGAGGGTCAGCGCCGAGGTCGGCTCGTCCAGGATCAGGAGGCGGGCGCTTCCAGCCAGGGCGCGGGCGATCTCCAGCACCTGGCGCTCGGCCACGCCGAGGTTGCCCACCAGGGCCCGGATGGGTAGCTCGATGCCGAGCTTGTCGAGGATCTCCCTCGCGTCACGACGTACCCGGGACCAGTCGACCAGGCCGAAACGGTTGCGCGGCAGCCGTCCCAGGGACAGGTTCTCGGCCACCGTGAGATCGGGCGCATCCGAGAACTCCTGGTAGATGACCCGGAGCCCGTAGGCGCCGGCGTCGCGCGGGCTGCGGATGTCCGCCTCCTCGCCGTCGATGACTATCACGCCGGCATCCCGCTTGTAGTCGCCGGCCAGGATCTTGATGGCGGTCGACTTACCGGCACCGTTCTCCCCCAGGAGAGCGAGAACCTCGCCGCCCTCCACAGTGATGTCCACGCCGTGGAGAACCTCGACCCCGCCGAAGCTCTTGCGGAGTCCGGTGGCCCGGAGTTCGAGCCTCTGGTTCAGCGCTCCGTTCTCGGTCGTCATGATCCGCTCAGCCGCAACCTCACCTGGTCGAGCCCGACGGCCGCCACCAGAACGACACCGGTCGCAACGTCCTGCCAGAACGACGAGATGCTCAGCAGGGTGAGTCCGTTCTGCATGATGCCCAGGATGAAGACACCGAGGACCGTGCCCGGTATGGTGCCCCGCCCGCCGGAGAGGCTGGCGCCGCCCAGGATGATGGCGGCCACCACTTCGAGCTCCACACCCGTGGCCGCGTTCCCTGAAGCGGCGTCCAGCTGTGACGCCAGGATCAGCCCGGCCAGGCCGGCCAGGAGACCGCTGACGATGAACATGACGAAGATGGTCGGCTTCTGGCGGATTCCGGACAGCCGGGCCGCCGTCGGGTTGCTACCGATCGCGTACACGGATCGGCCGAAGCGCGTGTAGCGGACCACGAACCACGCCAGCACGGTGATCAGGACGAACATGACGATCTGGGCCGGTACGCCGAGGATGTCGTTGGTGATGAAATCGACCTTGCCGTTCATCCTGATCGTCTGGCCGTTGGAGAAAAGGCGCGCCAGTCCCCTGTATCCCAGCCAGGTACCAAGGGTGACGACGATCGAAGCGATACCCGCGTAGGCGGAGAGCACTCCGTTGAATATCCCGGCCAGAAGACCCACGGCGAGGGCGGCCAGGATGGCCGCCGCGGCGCTGTTCTCCTCGGCCACGACGCCTGCAATGCAGCCGCACAGCGCGGCCCCTGACGCCACCGACAGGTCGAAGTTGCCCGATATGAGAAGCAGCGTGCCCGGTGCGGCGAGGATGCCCAGGACGGAGACCGAGAGCAGCACGTTGCGCATGTTGCGAGTGGTGAGGAAGAACTCGCTGCCCTGCCAGAAGATGAACCCGAGGATCACCAGGACCACGATGAGAACGACTTCGGGTGGCATCGCCACGAATATGCGAGCGATTCGGGCCCGCCCGCTGATGCCTGCTACTGGCGCGGCATCCGGCGAGCCGGCCCCACCATCTTCGACCGGAGTTTCGTCCATAGCTTGCTCTCGCTCCTAACGGAAAGCGGGGGCGGCGACAAGACTTGCTTGCGCCGCCCCCCGTTTGCCTACTGTCGACCTCAGCCCGGGTAGAACTGGTCGATGTTGTCCGCGCTCACAAAGATGTGGTTCACGAACAGCGGATCCGGTACCGGGTCACCGGCGATCATGGCCAGGATGGCCGGGATCACATAGTTCCCGTAAGTCTCGGGGAAGTAACCCGTCGACCCGATGTACTGCGGGTTGGACCTGATCTCCTGATGGATCGTCGCGTCAGCACCCTGGCTGGCGTACACGACCATGTCCTCGATACCCAACTCACGGGCCGCCGCCAGAGCCGCCAAACCCATGTCGTCGTTCAAGGACACCACCGCGATCCGCTTACCCGGATTAGCCGTGAACGTGTCCAACACCTTCGGGAACGCACCATCGGTGGTACCACCACCATCAATACGGGTAACGATCCCCGTCGCGTCCGGCGACCAGTTCTCGAAGTCGCCGTAGTCAAGACCCGTACACACCTGGGAGATACCCCGGACCATGCCGTTGGCCCGATCGATGTTCACCTGGCCGACAACGAAGGTCTCCATCGTCACGACCAAATCGATCCCGCAGCCCCAGTTCTCCTGGGCCCACTGACCCAGCGCCTGGCCGGCCAACTCACCCGCGTAACCGTTATCCGCCCCGAAGAACAGAGCACAAGACGGATGGGCGATATCGATAGCGATCACCGGGAGATTCGGGTCGTTCGCCCGCAACTCGTCACAGAGCGCACCCTCGATCGACGCATCGATCTGGAACTGGATCACACCATCCACCTCAGCCAACGTGAACGTCCGAGCGTTCTCGAGAGCCGTCTCACCGTCCAGGTTGTTATCCGCGTACAACACCTCGACATTGCACGCCTCAGCAACCTCCATCAGATTGTCCAACACCTGAGTCACGAACGGGATACCAGCAGTCAGATCCCCATAACCGATCGTCATACCCGTACCGTCATAACCCTGACACACAGCAGGCATATCAGCCATAGCCGTCGGAGCAGCCATCCCGTCCGCCGGGTAGAACTGGTCGATGTTGTCCGCGCTCACAAAGATGTGGTTCACGAACAGCGGATCCGGTACCGGGTCACCGGCGATCATGGCCAGGATGGCCGGGATCACATAGTTCCCGTAAGTCTCGGGGAAGTAACCCGTCGACCCGATGTACTGCGGGTTGGACCTGATCTCCTGATGGATCGTCGCGTCAGCACCCTGGCTGGCGTACACGACCATGTCCTCGATACCCAACTCACGGGCCGCCGCCAGAGCCGCCAAACCCATGTCGTCGTTCAAGGACACCACCGCGATCCGCTTACCCGGATTAGCCGTGAACGTGTCCAACACCTTCGGGAACGCACCATCGGTGGTACCACCACCATCAATACGGGTAACGATCCCCGTCGCGTCCGGCGACCAGTTCTCGAAGTCGCCGTAGTCAAGACCCGTACACACCTGGGAGATACCCCGGACCATGCCGTTGGCCCGATCGATGTTCACCTGGCCGACAACGAAGGTCTCCATCGTCACGACCAAATCGATCCCGCAGCCCCAGTTCTCCTGGGCCCACTGACCCAGCGCCTGGCCGGCCAACTCACCCGCGTAACCGTTATCCGCCCCGAAGAACAGAGCACAAGACGGATGGGCGATATCGATAGCGATCACCGGGAGATTCGGGTCGTTCGCCCGCAACTCGTCACAGAGCGCACCCTCGATCGACGCATCGATCTGGAACTGGATCACACCATCCACCTCAGCCAACGTGAACGTCCGAGCGTTCTCGAGAGCCGTCTCACCGTCCAGGTTGTTATCCGCGTACAACACCTCGACATTGCACGCCTCAGCAACCTCCATCAGATTGTCCAACACCTGAGTCACGAACGGGATACCAGCAGTCAGATCCCCATAACCGATCGTCATACCCGTACCGTCATAACCCTGACACACAGCAGGCATATCAGCCATAGCCGTCGGAGCAGCCGCGGTGGTAGCCGGAGCAGCAGCCGTGGTGGCCTCGGTAGCGGCAGGGGCGGCAGTGGTCTCCGCCGGTTCGTCATCATCACCCCCGCACGCGGCGGCTACCAGCGATAGGGCCACTACAACCGCCAACAACTTGAGTTTTCTCATCAATCCTCCCTCTGATCGCTGAAAAGCTCCCCGTCTTCGCCGGGGAACCAGCAAGCACGACCGGCATCGCCCCGGACATGAGTACCCGCAGGTTAATCGAAAGAAATCAGTGGTCTGTCAGCGGAATGGCGGTGTGGTGTGGCGTCGGCAGCGGTGTTCCTCGCAAGGCCCGCTGACGAAGGCGTACCCGCAGCGGTACGTTGAGGAAGCGGAACGCAGCGAGGGGCGCCGATGACAGCCAGAACACACCAGGCCGTTTCGCAGGCAAACCACAGCAATCCAGAGCGTCGCGGGTCCCGATTCCGGGTGCCTTGCACGGGCTATTCTTCCGACCCAGACCACTACCTGGGAGGCCCAAGATGAGTGATGTCAGCTTCGTGGACACGCACGTGCACTTCTGGGAGCGTCCCCATCCCACTCTGACCTGGGTCTGGCTGGAAGACGACTTCATCCATCCCCAGTTGGGCGACACGCTTCTCCTCAAGTCGATGAAGAAGTATGCGATCGACGAATTCGCCGCCGAGGTCGAGGGGTCGGGCGTCTCCAAGGCGGTTCACGTGCAGGCGGCCATCGGCAGCGAGGACCCGGTGGAGGAGACCAAGTGGCTCCAGGGGATGATCGACCGCAGCGGCTACCCGCTGGCCATCGTGGGGGACGCCCGCATGCAGAGCCCCGACGTCGAAGGGACCATCGAGCGTCATGTCGAGTACGCCAACTTCCGCGGGCTCCGCGACTTCGCGCAGGGCGACTACCTGGTCGACCCCGACTTCCACCGGGGATACGCCCTGCTGGAGAAGTACAACCTCGTCTACGACCTGGACGTCTTCTGGGAGAGCATGCACAAGGCAGCGGCCATGGCCGCCAAGTTCCCCAACATCATCCTGGTGGTCGACCACGCCGGTTTCCCGCAGGAGCGGACCGCGGAGTACTTCTACAACTGGCAGAAGGGCATCGCCGAGTTCAGGGGCATGGACAACGTCTACATGAAGATCTCCGGCCTGGGCATGGGCGATCACATGGCCGGGCGGAAGTGGACGCTCGAGACCATCAAGCCATGGGTGGAGTGCTGCCTGGAGGTGTTCGGGGTGGAGCAGAGCTTCTTCGGCACCAACTGGCCGGTCGACAAGGATTACTCGACCTACCCCGTGCTGATCGACGCCTACCGCGAGCTGATCTCCGGTTACAGCGAGTCCGAGCAGACGGCGCTCTTCTCCGGCAACGCCGAGAAGGTCTACCGGATCTAGGAGGGTACTGAAAAATGTCCCGTTGGTCCGATAGTCGGCAATGGAACCCCAGGTCAAGACGTCGCGGGCCAACCGATCCCCGTCTTTTTCAGCACCCTCCTAGGCTGGTGGTCGGTAGAGCAACCGCAACAATGTGAAGGCGCCATGAGGAGAACGGCCCTGGTCACCGGCTCGGCGCGCGGGATGGGCGCGGCGATATGCCGAGTCCTCCGCCAGGACGGCCTGCGCGTGATCGGCGCCGACATCATCGAGCACGAACACGATGACTCGGACCGCTACATCGAGATCGACCTTTCCGATCCCGCCCAATGCGAACGCCTCGTCACCGAGGCCGGCGAGGTCGACGTGCTGGTCAACAACGCCGCCATCTTCTTCCACAAGCCGATACCCGAGTTCACCGTAGACGACTTCGACTACACCATCGCGGTGAACCTGCGCGCCAACTTCCTCATCTGCCGGGGCCTGGTGGAGGGCATGAAGGAGCGCGGCTGGGGCCGGATCATCAACATCTCCAGCGTGGGCGCCCGCACGGGCGGCGTATCGGATTCGGCGGTGTACAGCGCCACCAAGGCGGCCATGATCTCGCTGACCAAGAGCTTCGCCCGCAACTACGGCCCGTACGGCGTCACCTCCAACGCGGTGGCGCCCGGATTCGTGGAGGGTTTCATGACCAGCCACGTCACCGATGCCGACCGCGCCCTGTACCTGAGCCAGATACCCGTGGGTCGATCCTGCCAGCCCGAGGAGATCGCCGATCTGGTCTCGTTCCTGGCCGGGGACGGCGCCGCATTCGTCACCGGCGCCACCATCGACATCAACGGCGGCTGGGTGATGACCTAGGAGTCAAGACTCGAGGTCAAGACTCGAGTAGGAGGGCTCAACGTGTGGTCGGCCCCGGGGATCGACGGCCGGCGACCACCGGCTCAGGTCTCGATGGTGCAGACGGGGGTACCGACGGTCACCTCGTCGTCGATCTCGACCAGCAACTCCACGATCGTCCCGGATACCGGGGATGGAAGCTCGGCCTCCACCTTGTCGGTCTCGACCGTCATAAGGGTGTCGCCCTGGGACACGACGTCCCCCACCGCCACCGTCCATTCGAGAACCAGCACCTCGTCGACGGTCTCGCCGAGTTTCGGCATCTTCACGTTGCTACGGATATCGATCCCCTTGTACAGGTACCGGACAATCTACCAGTGGCCGGCTCGACCGATTCGGCGCGCCGGATCCAGACGTCCACACCTCGGTTTCCGTCACGGAGCGTAGATGTGGCGGAACATGTCGTCCACCGTCGCCGGGTCGCCGGCCGCGGCGGTGGCCTCGGCGTCCACCACGCGTTGGGCGGCTCGAGCCTGGATCTCCTCGGCTTCCTCGGCCGTGATTACCCCTTCTCCTACGAGGCGGCTGCGATAGGTGTTGATCGGATCGCGCTCGTACCAACGGTCGAGCTCACCCTCCGGCCGGTAGGGCGCGGTGTCGGCCCTCGAGTGGCCCGAGTAGCGGTAGGTCTTCATCTCGAGCAGGGTCGGCCCGTGGCCCGCCCTCGCCCTAGCCAGGGCCTCCCCCACGGCCGAGGCCACCACGTCCACATCCTGGCCGTCGACCACGTGGCCCGGGATACCGTAGGAGACCGCCCGGTCGGCGATGTTCTCGATCGGGGTCGTCAGGTGGATGGCGGTGTACTCCCCGTACTGGTTGTTCTCGCACACGAACACCGCCGGCAGCTTCCAGATGGCGGCCAGGTTCAGGCCCTCGTGGAAGGCGCCGATGTTGGCGGCCCCATCCCCGAAGATCGCGATCGCCGCGTCGTCCGTGCCCTTCACCTGAGCCGTCAGGGCGGCGCCGGCCGCCACCGGGATTCCGGCGCCGACGATGGCGAACGTCGGGAGCAGCCCGATCGACGTATCGCACAGATGCATGGATCCACCTACGCCCCCGACCGAGCCGGCTCTCCGTCCCATGATCTCCCCCAACACCGTGACCGGGGGCATGCCCAACGCCAGGGCGTGACCGTGGCCGCGGTAGGTACACGTCACCGTGTCGGTGGGCCGGGCGGCTGCCGCGATCCCCACGGCTACCGCCTCCTGACCCTGGCAGGTATGGGTGGTGCCGTGGACGGCGCCCTCGAAGAACATGGCCTTGACCCGATCCTCGAAGGCCCGTATCTCGCACATGGCCTCGTAGCGTCCGGCCCGGCCCGATTGGAGCCGGAGCCGCCGATCCAGTGATACGCCGGCGCCGCTCATGCCACCACCTCCCGGTTCTCCCACCAGTGGGCG
The genomic region above belongs to bacterium and contains:
- a CDS encoding NAD(P)-dependent oxidoreductase produces the protein MTGVVGVIGLGAMGSGMAANLVAAGHTVAGFDIDPRRRSSAAEAGVRIEDSAGAVGAISEIVIFSLPTPSALADVAVQVAAQAREGLLCLETGTFPLAAKTAARDVLAASGVELMDAPVSGTGLQATDGALVVFASGSREGFDRAGAVLRAIGQSSHYLGEFGNGSRMKYISNLLVAVHTLVAAEAHVLGMAAGMDPATVQRLAEDSTGSSKMFEIRGPMMVTDDYPAAGRLDLLVKDAEIIKDFARRAGAPTPLLDTALEVYRRTSAAGLGDFDAAVLCRYLETEAGLER
- a CDS encoding GNAT family N-acetyltransferase, translating into MARLIPRDMEVPYGVETESFRIRPITIHDTFKDYDAVMTSVDYLRGCLFSSPGWPSHDLTLIQDMIDLAWHQKEGQLRRSFAFAVMSLDESVQLGCLYIDPPSKEGIDAEVSMWVRASEADTGLDAELYETVRCWVDDEWPFDRVAYPGREYTREQWDDLP
- a CDS encoding sugar ABC transporter ATP-binding protein encodes the protein MTTENGALNQRLELRATGLRKSFGGVEVLHGVDITVEGGEVLALLGENGAGKSTAIKILAGDYKRDAGVIVIDGEEADIRSPRDAGAYGLRVIYQEFSDAPDLTVAENLSLGRLPRNRFGLVDWSRVRRDAREILDKLGIELPIRALVGNLGVAERQVLEIARALAGSARLLILDEPTSALTLEETDALFAFIERLKARGVAIIYITHRLDEVERIADNVLVFRDGDAVAEGPVSEFGRKEMVEAMVGHELEEEVASLRGEGHEIGEPVLTIEGASSEGVFKDVDLEVREGEILSLFGRIGCGALELAEAVFGLREMVAGSMRVGEESGQPRSPKDAIARFGIGFVPIDRKTDGLLTVLNVAENLSVASWPWMTKAGLLPPMATAKVFERWYETLDIRGKGGATQIVDTLSGGNQQKVVLGRWLERESRLLVLAEPTRGVDVGARAQIYHVLRRFADEGIAVLIVTSDIEEVIRISDTIVVMSRGRVVARHRASEVDRAQLIRQAAEDTVEAAAAG
- a CDS encoding ABC transporter permease; amino-acid sequence: MDETPVEDGGAGSPDAAPVAGISGRARIARIFVAMPPEVVLIVVLVILGFIFWQGSEFFLTTRNMRNVLLSVSVLGILAAPGTLLLISGNFDLSVASGAALCGCIAGVVAEENSAAAAILAALAVGLLAGIFNGVLSAYAGIASIVVTLGTWLGYRGLARLFSNGQTIRMNGKVDFITNDILGVPAQIVMFVLITVLAWFVVRYTRFGRSVYAIGSNPTAARLSGIRQKPTIFVMFIVSGLLAGLAGLILASQLDAASGNAATGVELEVVAAIILGGASLSGGRGTIPGTVLGVFILGIMQNGLTLLSISSFWQDVATGVVLVAAVGLDQVRLRLSGS
- a CDS encoding substrate-binding domain-containing protein, producing MRKLKLLAVVVALSLVAAACGGDDDEPAETTAAPAATEATTAAAPATTAAAPTAMADMPAVCQGYDGTGMTIGYGDLTAGIPFVTQVLDNLMEVAEACNVEVLYADNNLDGETALENARTFTLAEVDGVIQFQIDASIEGALCDELRANDPNLPVIAIDIAHPSCALFFGADNGYAGELAGQALGQWAQENWGCGIDLVVTMETFVVGQVNIDRANGMVRGISQVCTGLDYGDFENWSPDATGIVTRIDGGGTTDGAFPKVLDTFTANPGKRIAVVSLNDDMGLAALAAARELGIEDMVVYASQGADATIHQEIRSNPQYIGSTGYFPETYGNYVIPAILAMIAGDPVPDPLFVNHIFVSADNIDQFYPADGMAAPTAMADMPAVCQGYDGTGMTIGYGDLTAGIPFVTQVLDNLMEVAEACNVEVLYADNNLDGETALENARTFTLAEVDGVIQFQIDASIEGALCDELRANDPNLPVIAIDIAHPSCALFFGADNGYAGELAGQALGQWAQENWGCGIDLVVTMETFVVGQVNIDRANGMVRGISQVCTGLDYGDFENWSPDATGIVTRIDGGGTTDGAFPKVLDTFTANPGKRIAVVSLNDDMGLAALAAARELGIEDMVVYASQGADATIHQEIRSNPQYIGSTGYFPETYGNYVIPAILAMIAGDPVPDPLFVNHIFVSADNIDQFYPG
- a CDS encoding amidohydrolase family protein; translation: MSDVSFVDTHVHFWERPHPTLTWVWLEDDFIHPQLGDTLLLKSMKKYAIDEFAAEVEGSGVSKAVHVQAAIGSEDPVEETKWLQGMIDRSGYPLAIVGDARMQSPDVEGTIERHVEYANFRGLRDFAQGDYLVDPDFHRGYALLEKYNLVYDLDVFWESMHKAAAMAAKFPNIILVVDHAGFPQERTAEYFYNWQKGIAEFRGMDNVYMKISGLGMGDHMAGRKWTLETIKPWVECCLEVFGVEQSFFGTNWPVDKDYSTYPVLIDAYRELISGYSESEQTALFSGNAEKVYRI
- a CDS encoding SDR family NAD(P)-dependent oxidoreductase; the encoded protein is MRRTALVTGSARGMGAAICRVLRQDGLRVIGADIIEHEHDDSDRYIEIDLSDPAQCERLVTEAGEVDVLVNNAAIFFHKPIPEFTVDDFDYTIAVNLRANFLICRGLVEGMKERGWGRIINISSVGARTGGVSDSAVYSATKAAMISLTKSFARNYGPYGVTSNAVAPGFVEGFMTSHVTDADRALYLSQIPVGRSCQPEEIADLVSFLAGDGAAFVTGATIDINGGWVMT
- a CDS encoding thiamine pyrophosphate-dependent dehydrogenase E1 component subunit alpha produces the protein MSGAGVSLDRRLRLQSGRAGRYEAMCEIRAFEDRVKAMFFEGAVHGTTHTCQGQEAVAVGIAAAARPTDTVTCTYRGHGHALALGMPPVTVLGEIMGRRAGSVGGVGGSMHLCDTSIGLLPTFAIVGAGIPVAAGAALTAQVKGTDDAAIAIFGDGAANIGAFHEGLNLAAIWKLPAVFVCENNQYGEYTAIHLTTPIENIADRAVSYGIPGHVVDGQDVDVVASAVGEALARARAGHGPTLLEMKTYRYSGHSRADTAPYRPEGELDRWYERDPINTYRSRLVGEGVITAEEAEEIQARAAQRVVDAEATAAAGDPATVDDMFRHIYAP